Genomic segment of Nocardiopsis mwathae:
CACCAGCGCGACGTCGCCACGGCGATCAAGAACGCCCGCGAGATGGCGCTGCTGCCCTACACCAGCACCGCTCGCTAACCGGGGAATTCCGAGGGAGGTATTAGTCGTGAAGCTGATTCTGACCCACGAGGTCAATGGTCTCGGTGCCCCGGGCGACGTCGTCGAGGTGAAGGACGGCTACGGCCGCAACTACCTGCTGCCCCGCGGGTTCGCCATCCGGTGGACGCGCGGCGGGCAGAAGCAGATCGACTCGATCCGCCGCGCCCGTGCCGCCCGCGACATCCGCAACCTGGACGACGCCAAGCAGGCCGCCGGCCAGCTGGGCGCGCTGACCGTGAAGCTGACGCAGCGCGCCGGCGAGGGCGGCCGCCTGTTCGGCTCGGTGACCGCGGCGGACGTCGCCGAGGCCGTCAAGGCCGCCGGCGGCCCGCAGGTCGACAAGCGCCGTATCGAGATCCGCAACCCGATCAAGTCCGTCGGGGACCACAAGGTGGAGGTCCGCCTCCACCCCGAGGTCACCGCGACGATCGCACTGGAGGTCGTCGGCGCCTGACGCCGAACCGGCCTCCGGGCACCGGTGCCCATGAGTACAGCGGTCCCGCCCCCGTTCCGGGGGCGGGACCGCTGGCGTTGTGGGAGGTTGAGGACACACCGAAAAGCAAGGGGTGATCGCTTGATCACGCTTTGCGACTTATCTTTCTGTTGGGGAGCTGCTTCCACACAGGAAGGACGGGGCTTGGATATGTCCGATCAACGGCGACACCACGACGACCGCAGTCAGGGCATGACCCGCAGGAGGGCGCTGCACACGGCCGCCCTGGCAGCGGGAGGGGCGTTGCTCGGGGGAGCGGCCGTCCTGGGGGACGCCGACTCCGCTGTGGCCGAAGCACGACCCTACATCTACACGCGCTCCCAGTGGCGCGCCCGCTCGGCGCGCCGTCCCGCCCAGGTGCTCAACCGGCGACCGGACCGGATCGTGGTGCACCACACCGCGACGCCCAACAGCACGAACTACAGCACGAGCCATGCGGCCTCGCTCTCGCGCGCCATCCAGCGCCACCACATGGACAGGAACGGGTGGGACGACATCGGCCAGCAGCTCACCATCAGCCGGGGCGGCTACATCATGGAGGGGCGCAACAGCGTGATCTCCGCGCTCGGCCAGGGCAGGCACGTGGTCGGGGCGCACACCGCCAATCACAACGCGCACACGATCGGCATCGAGAACGAGGGCACCTACACGTCGACGACGCCGCCCGGCGTGCTGATGAACTCCCTCATCGAGCTATGCGCCTACCTCTGCGCGGTCTACCGGCTCGACCCGCGCCGCGCCATCGTCGGGCACCGCGACTACAACGCGACCAACTGCCCCGGGGACCGGCTGTACGCGATGCTGCCGATGCTGCGCACCAACGTGGCGCAGCGCATGAGCACCCTGGGGCTGCCCCTGGTGATCCGAGCCGACGAGCTGCTGGAGGCGCCGGAGGAGCTGCTGCCGACCTTCCCCGAGGTGCCGACGAACGAACGCGGCGACCTCTTCTACCACGGACCCGCCCTCGGGAGCGGAGAGGCGGCCTGAACAGGGCGGCGTGTGGTCAGGGGCGCGTGGCGCCGGTGACGAGCCACGCGTCACCCCTGGCCCGCAGCCCCAGGGTCACGCCACGGGCGCAGATCCACACGCCGAAGGCCAGCCACAACCGGAACAGCCCGTTCGGGTCGCCCTCCGGGGTCGTCCACAGCACCAGGGCGGCCAGCGGTAGGAAGACGAGCATCGTCCACAGGCTGGCCCAGGCGAGGTAGCGCTGGTCGCCGGCGCCCATCAGGATGCCGTCGAGCACCATCACCACGCCGCTGGCGGGCTGCAGGGCGGCGACCAGGACGAGCGTTCCCAGGATGAGGGCGTGTACCCGCGGGTCGGAGGTGAAGGGGAGGGGCGCCCACGGCCGGACGAGCAGGACCAGCGCGGCGAACAGAACGCCGATGAGCACACCCCACTCCACCATGCGGCGGGTGGCGGCCCGGGCTCCGGCGCGGTCGCCCGCGCCCAGGTAGCGTCCGATGATCGCCTGCCCGGCGATCGCGATGGCGTCCATGGCGAACACCAGTAGGGCCCAGATCTGGAACGCCACCTGGTGGGCGGCGATCTCGGGGTCGCCGAGGCGGGCCGCGACCGCGGTCATGACCACCAGCACCACGCGCAGCGAGACGGTGCGGGTGAACAGCGCGGCACCGGTCGCGGCGGCGGCCTTGAGCCCGTCGAGGTCCGGGGTCAGGCCGACGCCGTGGCGGCGGGCGGCGCGGACGACCATGGCGATGTAGACCGCCGCACCGGCCGTCTGCGCGAACACGGTGGCCCACGCCGACCCGGCGATACCCCAGCCCAGGCCGAGCACGAAGGTGACGGTGAGCGCGATGTTGGCCAGGTTGGAGCCCACGGCGACGAGCAGCGGGGTCTTCGCGTCGTGCAGGCCCCTCAGGACCCCGGTTCCCGCCATGATGACGAGTAGTGCGGGCGCGCTCAGCAGGCTGATCCGCAGATAGGTCAGGGCGTAGGGGGCCACTTCGGGCGATGCGCCCAGCGCCTGCACCAGCCAGGTGGCCGACACCTGGCCGACGGCCACCACCGCGATACCGATGACCAGTGCCAGCCACAGGCCGTCGATCCCGGTGCGTATCCCGGCGGGCACGTCCCCGGCACCGAACCGGCGGGCCACCGCCGCGGTGGTGCCGTAGGCGAGGAAGATGCACAGGTTGGCCAGCGTCAGGAGGACCTGGCTGGCCACCCCGAGCCCGCCCAGTGCCTGCGTGCCGAGCGTGCCCACGACGGCGGAGTCGGTCAGCAGGAACAGCGGTTCCGAGATGAGGGCGAAGAACGTGGGGACGGCGAGGAGGAAGATCTGCCGGTCGTGGACGTGCCGGAACGGCAGGGCGGAGAGCAGTCTGGGCATGGCTCTGCCACGTTAGCGGACAGGCGTTCGAGGGGGTGCGGTGAGATCCACAACTGAGGGCTGCGCCTGTGGATAACTTGTGGACAGTCGGGTGTGAACTTTCTTTCATGCACACCCTGGGCATAGCGTTTCTGCAGGTCACATAGCATGTGCGCTGGTGTCGGGGAAGTTATCCACAACCGTTGTGCACAAGCTATCCGCAGAAACGCGCGGTTCGTCCACAGGATCTCCCCAGCTGTATCCACAGGCCGCTTTGCATCCGCTGTCCCCAGTCGCGACAATCCAAGTCCCGGCATGGGCATCGTGCCGGTCGGGTCCCAGGGGGAGAGTTCGTGAGCGTCGCTGATCATACGCCGGAGGAAGGCAGCGGATTCGACCGCACCCCTCCGCATGACATCAAGGCGGAGCAGAGCGTGCTCGGCGGCATGATGCTCTCCAAGGAGGCCATCACCCAGGTCGTGGAGATCGTCCGCTCGCACGACTTCTACCGCCCGGCGCACCAGACCATCTTCGACGCCATCGTCGACCTCTTCGCCCGCGGTGAGCCGGTGGACGCCATCACCGTCAACGCCGAACTCACCAAGCGCGGCGAGGCGGCCCGCGTCGGCGGCGCCGTCTACCTCCACACCCTCACCGAGTCCATCCCCACGGCGGCCAACGCCGGCTACTACGCCAACATCGTCTCCGACCGCGCGATCCTCCGCCGCCTGGTCGAGGTGGGCACCCGCATCGCCCAGATCGGCTACGCGGGCGACGGCGAGGTCGACGACCTCGTCGACCACGCCCAGGCCGAGATCTACAAGGTCGCCGAGAAGCGCACCGGCGACGACTACCTCCCGCTGAGCGACATCATGCCGGGCGCCCTCGACGAGATCGAGGCCATCTCGGCCCACGACGGCTCCATGACCGGCGTCCCTACCGGCTTCACCGACTTCGACCAGCTCACCAACGGCCTCCATGCCGGACAAATGGTGATCATCGCGGCCAGGCCGGCCGTTGGCAAATCGACACTAGCCCTGGATTTCGCCCGGGCAGCGTCCATCAAGAACCAGCTGACGTCGGTGTTCTTCAGTCTGGAGATGGGGCGCAACGAGATCGTCATGCGGCTGCTGTCGGCCGAGGCGCGGGTGCCGCTGCACACCATGCGCTCGGGGCTGATGACCGACGACGACTGGGCGCGGCTCGCGCGCCGCATGGGCGAGGTCGCCAGTGCGCCGCTGTTCATCGACGACTCCCCGAACATGTCGATGATGGAGATCCGCGCCAAGTGCCGCCGCCTCAAGCAGCAGCACGACCTCAAGCTGGTCGTCGTCGACTACCTGCAGCTGATGAGCTCACCCGGCCGGGTGGAGAGCCGCCAGCAGGAGGTCTCCGAGATGTCCCGGTCCCTGAAGCTCCTGGCCAAGGAGCTTGAGGTCCCGGTCATCGCGCTGTCGCAGCTCAACCGTGGTCCGGAGCAGCGTACCGACAAGAAACCCCAGGTCAGCGACCTTCGTGAGTCCGGGTGTCTGACGGCCGACACGCGTGTCCTGCGCGCGGACACCGGCGCCGAGGTCACCATGGGGGAGCTGTACCGCAGTGGTGAGCGCGACATCCCGGTGTGGTCGCTGGACGAGCGCCTGCGCCTGGTCCCCCGCACGATGACCCACGTCTTCTCCAGCGGGGTCAAGGAGACCTTCCGGTTGCGTCTGACCTCGGGCCGCGAGGTGACGGCGTCCGGCAACCACCCGTTCTTGACCTATGACGGGTGGAAGCAGCTGAGTGATCTCTCCTCGGGCACTCGGATCGCGGTCCCGCGCCACGTTCCGGCTCCTTCGGAGACCAGGGAGTGGGCCGAAGCGGAGGTCGTCCTTCTCGCCCACCTCATCGGCGATGGCTCGTTCGTCAGGCGGCAGCCACTGCGCTACGCGAGCGTGGACGAGGCGAACCTCGCGGCCGTGTCCAAGGCCGCCGAGCACTTCAGGGTCACCGCCGTTCGCGACGACTTCGCGCAGGCGCGGGTGACCACGCTGCGCCTGCCAGCACCGTTCCGGTTGGCCCGAGGCAAGCGCAACCCGATCGCCGCCTGGCTGGACGACCTGGGGCTCTTCGGGCTGCGCAGTCATGAGAAGTTCGTACCGGAACCGGTCTTCGGGCTGTCCCAGCGGCAGGTGGCGCTGTTCCTCCACCATCTCTGGGCGACCGACGGGTGTGTCCACTGGGACGCGAAGGCCGGACAGGCCCGGATCTACTACGCCTCGACGAGCCATCGCCTGATCTCCGACGTGGCGGCGCTCTTGGCCCGGTTCAACATCATGACCAGGATCAAGCCGACGCGTAAGGGGAACTACCGGACCTGCTATCAGCTCCTCATCCATGGCACCGAGAACCAGCAGCGTTTTCTGGAGAGGATCGGCTGCAACGGGGGCCGTGATGCTCAGGTTCGCCGCTGTCTCGCGGAGCTGGCCGACAAGCAGCGGAACACGAATCTCGCTACCGTGCCGGTGCAGGTCTGGGATCGCGTGGGGGAGACGCTCAAGGAGCGGAAGATGCCGCACCGCGAGTTCGCCTCGGCGATGGGGACCCGGTTCTGCGGCAGCGCCATGTGGAAGCGTGCGCCGAGCCGGGAGCGGCTGGGTCGTGTCGCGGCGGTCCTGGACGACGCCGACCTGGAGCTGCTCGCTACCAATGACGTCTTCTGGGACGAGATCGCTGAGATCGAACCGCTCGGTGAGCAGGAGGTCTTCGACGCGACCGTCCTTGGTACGCACAACTTCGTGGCGAACGGTATCAACGTCCACAACTCGATCGAGCAGGATGCCGACATGGTCATCCTGCTCTACCGCGAGGACGTGCACGACAAGGAGTCCCCGCGGGCCGGGGAGGCCGACCTGATCGTGGCCAAGCACCGAAACGGCCCCACGGCCACGGTCACCGTGGCCTTCCAGGGGCACTACAGCCGATTCGTCGACATGGCGCCCGGGTGATGAGTCGACCTGGGTGACCCCGCGGGAGTACGCCGGTCGCCGACAAGAGCATGGGCGCATGCGCGAGGGGGCCGACCACCCTAGGTGGTCGGCCCCCTCGTCGGGCGTCTCCGGCCCGGTCAGGCCCAGCGGGCCTCGGGGCGCGTACGTCCGTTTTCGTCGGTGACCAGAACCCAGTTCAGTTGCGGTCGGCCGGTGGACAGTGTCTCCGTCGTCTCACGGGGTTCGGGCATCGTGATGCCCTGCTGCTGGACGCGGCTGCGTCCGGCGGTCGTGCGGAGCGCGGAGGGACGGGTCCGGCGGCGTGCCGGAGTGGGGCGGCTGGTCTGCGGCGCTCGGTTGACCTGGCGAGTCATGGCGACACCCCCCTCGTTCGTCTATCAGAGGACCCCAGTTAACCGTTTGTTCACTTTGAAGTCAATCGGGATTCGTCGTCATGTGTCCCGAATGTGGCTGTTGCGACCTTCCGGAAGTGGTGCTGTACAGGGAAAACGGACCGACCGGAGGTGGCGGGGGGTGTGGGCGGTATCACCGGCAGAAGGTGAACGAGAAGGTGAACGGCAGGGTGAACACCGGGGTGGCACCCGCCCGGCCGGAGGGTGCGGACACGAAAGAAGCGCCCGCCGAGGGGCGGGCGCGTCGGTGTGTAGCGGTGCCGGGAGCTAGCCGTTGTCCGGGAAGATGAGCCCGACGACCTCCAGGTAGAGCTGTTCCGGGTAGGGAACGAAGTTGATCCGGCTCAGTGCCTGGTCCTGACCGGCCGACTCCATGACGAAGGTGCCGTAGCCGAGGAACCGGCCGATGATCGAGCGCTCGAAGCGCATGTCGGTGACCTTGCCCAGCGGCATCATGTTGACCTGCCGGGTGATCAGGCCGGTGGTCAGCAGCAGGCGAGCCGAGGTGATGACGAAGTAGTCCACCGACCACTCCGCGACGCGCCACACGAACCAGACGAGCACGAGCAGCCACAGCCACCAGATGACCGCCAGCGCCGCAGCGCTGGCCGCCAGGACGGTGTTGCTCAGGATGCCCGCGACGATCAGTGCGCCGAGGACGATGGCGACGGGTGTCATCAGGACTGCGGGATGACGCCGGATGGTGACGACATCCTGTTCGTGGGGTAGCAGGTAGCGGTTGACCGATGCGGGGGCCCGGTTGGTCGGAGCTACGAGCTTCATGGCCGATCGACCCTCTTTACGCGCTCAAGGCGTTGACGAAGCGTGACAGGGATTCGGCCGCGGACATGAGACCGCCGAGGCCGGTCTCGATCACTCCCGCGGCGCTTTCAGGCTGGGTAAGCAGATAAAACGCAACGAAGGCGATGAGGGCGTACCCCAGCCATTTTTTCAACTTCGCCATGACCGAACTCCCCAAGAATGCAGCCGACCCACTGACCCAAGCTGATTGTTACACCGACAATCAAGCCCGTAAAGCCAGATGCCCGGCATCGGCGTGGCGTTCTTCGAGCGCGTGTGTGGTGTTGATCACTCTGCGTCCGGAGTCAGCGGCGCTCCGCGAACGCCAGGGCGAGCACCTGGAGGTGCTGGCGCGCGATCCGCTCCACCAGATCCGGAGTGGCCTTCCCGGTGACCTCCAGTGCCCCGTGCCGTGCGGCGTCGACACATCTGGCCACGGTCGCCTGCTGGTGCACGTCGGCGAACTCGGCGTGCAGGCGGTCGATGACCGCGGTGAAGTCGCGGGGCGGGGTCTGGGTCTTCTCGGGCATCTCACTCCTTGAGGGGAAGGGTGATCGCTGTCGTTCCGTGCTCACCGGACTGCGTTCGGTGAGCTTCCAGGAGGTCGAACGGCGGCTCGCGTTTGGTCGTCGGAGGCCTGTCAGTGCAGGTCAGGGTAGGTGATGCGGACCGTGGTGGCCCGGTGGGCCGCCTCGTCGGGCGGTGTTCGGGGAATCGGCGGTGCCGGAGGTGCGCCTTCCATGATCACTCTAATGTGTCACGTCTCCGTCTCAGAATGAATTCGGCTAAGGCAGATCGTCCTGTCCTGCGAGCCTGTATCCGGGCTTTCACGAGCCAGGATGTCGGGGTGTGTGGTGTGCTTCCCCGTTTTCGGACGTTCATTCATGGAGATCCGGAAAGATACAGAAAGCGCCCGACCGGTGAGGTCGGGCGCTTCGCCCGCTCATGGCGATCCGCGGCGCCGCGGAACGGGTGCGGGAGACCGGCACGGGATCGGAGGTTCAGGAGCAGCCGTACAGCCGATCCCCGGCGTCACCCAGCCCGGGGACGATGAACCCGTTCTCGTCCAGACGCTCGTCGACGGCGGCCGTGACCACGCGCAGCGTCGCGCCGTGGTCCGCCTGCAGGGTTTCGGTCAGCTTCTTCTCCACGGCGTTCAGCCCCTCGGGAGCGGCGAGCAGGCAGATCGCGGTGATGTGGTCCGCCCCGCGGTCCACCAGGAGCTTCAGGGCGGCGGCGAGCGTCCCGCCGGTCGCCAGCATGGGGTCGAGCACGTAGCACTGCCGTCCGGACAGGTCCTGCGGGAGGCGGTCGGCGTAGGTCGCCGGCTGGAGCGTCTGCTCGTCGCGCGCCATCCCCAGGAAGCCGATCTCGGCGGTCGGGAGCAGGCGGGTCATCCCGTCGAGCATGCCGAGCCCGGCGCGCAGGATCGGCACCACCAGCGGGGTCGGCCGGGTCAGCTGCACACCGGTCATGGGGGTCAGCGGAGTGTCCACGGTCACGTCGGCGACACGCACGTCCCGGGTCGCCTCGTAGGCGAGCAGCGTGACCAGTTCGTCGGTCAGGCGGCGGAACGTGGGCGAGTCGGTGTGCACGTTGCGCAAGGTCGTGAGCTTGTGCGCGACGAGCGGATGGTCGACGACCAGGGTTTCCATTGAACACTCCGGATGAGCTGGGCAAACGAGCGGGGAGTCGGCGTCCGAGTCTAGTGCGGTCCGGAGGGGCACCGGATCCGTGAGTGACGATTCGGGTTTGACTTCCTAGATCCCGTTCTGCCGAGGACGGGATGTCCGTTCTAATAGGACGTGTGAGCGCGGACTTCTATCACGGTGACAGGCCCTCTGGGACGGAGCGTGTCGTGGACGAGAACAGGCACCACCATGACGCCGCACCGGCCGATCTGCGATCCTGGCCGGACGATGGCCTGCCTGGTGGGGTGACGATGACGGAACTCGAACAGAGCGACGACGACGAATCCGGCGACTTCGCGGCCGTCGCCTACCGGGAAGAGGAGCTCTGGGACGTCTACTGCCTCCCCGAGGCCCTGGCCCAGGACTTCTCCGGGCTGCTCCACGCGCTGCGCCAGCAGCCGAGCATCAGCGGAGCGATCGGCCTGGTCTCGGTCGGCGACGACTTCTTCATCATCATCCGCGTCTACGGCCGCGACGACGTCAGCCTGTTCCTGTCCGACGTGACCGCCTCCATCGACTGGCCGGTGGCCCGCGAGGTCCTGGACTACCTGGAGATCGACGTCCCGGACGACGAGGACCTCGACCAGGTGCTGCCCGCGGGCGACCTGTCGATCCTGGCCGACCTCGGCATGGACGAGATGGAACTCGGCGCGCTCGCCGGCGACCTCGACCTCTACCCCGACGAGGTCCTGGCGAGCATCTCCGAGCGGCTCGGATTCCAGCAGGCGTTCCAGCGTGCCCTCGACGGGATGGGGTAGGGATTCCTGCGGCTGGAACCGGGAGCGGACGGGAGCGGACGGTGCCGATCTTCTCGGTTCTCTTCTTCCGCGCGGTCGGCGTGTGGAGGGGAGAAGTGGTGGACCTGGCGGGCACGGAGAGCATCGACGACATCGCCGATCTCATGCGCGATGTCGCCGCCGCCCGCGATGTCGAGGCGGTCGACGGCACCATGGTCCTGATGATGGAGGCGGATGACGAGTGGTTCGGCGTCATCCGGGTCGACGACCACGCCGACCCCCGGGTGTTCCTGTCCGACGTCCGTGTGGTGGGCGAGTACCCGATCGCGGCGCTGCTCCTGGACAGCGGTGACGTGCACGCCCCCCAGCAGCGCGAGGGCACCGGCCAGCAGCCCTACCCCGACCCGGGGGGCGACGAGGAGCTTCTGGCGGACCTCGGAACGTCGGGCAAGGCCCTGCGGTCGATGGCGGTGGCCGAGGGGGCGCTGCCCGGTGACGTGCTCGCCGACCTCGCCGACCGGGCCGGCTTCGGCGACGTGCTGGACATGCTGCACTCATGAACGCGGGGGAACGGGCCATGGGGCGGGCGGAGATCGACGCCGCGCTGCGACTCGCGCTGGCCGAGAGCGATCTCACCTCGGGCAGCGAGGACGTGCCGGTCGGGGCCGTGGTGCTGGATCCCGAGGGCGTCCTCATCGGTTCGGGCCACAACGAGCGCGAGGCCGTCGGGGACCCCACCGCACACGCCGAGCTGCTGGCGATCCGCTCCGCCGCCCGGCACCTGGGCGCGTGGCGGCTGACCGGGTGCACGCTCGCCGTCACCCTGGAGCCGTGCACGATGTGCGCCGGGGCCATCGTGCAGGCGCGCGTCGAGCGCCTCGTCTTCGGCGCCCGTGACGCCAAGGCGGGCGCGGTCGGTTCGCTGTGGGACGTGGTCCGCGACCGCAGGCTGAACCACCGGCCGGAGGTCATCCCGCCCGACCTCGTGAGCAGTGACATCGCAGAAAGATGCGGTGGGATGCTGACCGAGTTCTTCTCACGGCGTCGTTTCGGGTAAACTCACTCGCGGTGGATTCGCCTAGTGGCCGATGGCGCCCGCCTCGAAAGCGGGTAAGGGGCAACCCTTCGAGGGTTCAAATCCCTCATCCACCGCGTCTGGCCGCCCTGGTCCTCCAGGGCGGCCATTTCCTTATGCTCGGGCGGTCGCGCCCGGGTTCCGGCTCCCGCCCCCCGACCGGGATCCGCGCGGCGGCCTGCTCTGGGACCGTCAGGACCGATGCGACGTCGCCACCCGCAGGTGGGTCGGCACCGGAAGGATTCGCATGAGCGCAGGGTCTCCGCCGCCCGGGCCGCCCCGGCCTCCGTCCGGACCGCAGGGGCCGTACCAGGGCCCTCCGGGCTGGTACGGCCCGCACCTGCCGGGCGGGCCCGGGGGCCCCAACGGGGGCTGGGGCGGCCCCGGGATGGGCGGGGACTACCCGCCGCCCCCGAAGCGGACCGGCCTGTGGATCGCGCTCGGTGCCGGCGCGGTGCTCGTGGTGCTCACGGTCGTCGGCCTGGTCCTCGCCGTGGGGCTGCCCGGCTACGACGACGCGTCCGAGACGGACGGCTCCCGTCCGACCGGCGGCGCCCACGGCGACGGCCGGGACGGGACTCCGGAGCCGGACGGGGATCCGGCCCGCTACACCGGCCCGGACCGGCCGACGAAGGTGGAGATCGGCGCCGGCCCCTACGAGCTCCCCGACGACCCCTGCGCCGCCTTTTCCCCCGAGACCCTGGTGGGCCTGGGGATCGACGGGGAGAAGGGGGAGCCGACCCTGACCGACTCCACGATCGCGAGCTGTACCTGGTACCACCTGGCCGGCGACGGGTCGTTCCACAATGTCCAGGTCGACTACACCGTGCCGCCGGATGACCCGACGTCGGTGGCCGATGCCGAGCAGATGTACGACTTCCACGCGGAGAAGGGCGTCGGCATCCTCGGCGACCGGGTCGAGGAGGAGAAGTCCGACGTCGGCGACGAGAGCGTGGTCGTCCTCACCAGGATGAAGGACGACGGCCACCACGAAGCGACGGCGCTGGTCCGCAAGGACAACATCATGGTCGAGGTGAGCCGCGGCATCCGCCCGGACCCCTCGGACACCTCCGGCGACCCCACCATCGAGTGGGCCGATGCCCAGAAGCTGATGCCCGAACTGGCCCGCCAGGCGCTGAACAACGTGGGTTGACCGGCGCAGGGCCCCGGCGCCACCGTGCCGGAGCCCTGAGCAGCCCTGCCGCGGCGCGGGCCCGTGCGTCACCCCTCCGCGACGGCTTCCAGCGGGCTCAGCGCGGCTGCCCGGCGCGCCGGGAGGGTGGCCGCGACCCCGCCGATCGCAAGCGACCCCAGGCACACGAGGAGCAGGGTTCCCCAGGGCACCACCAGCCGGTACTGCTCGATCGCGCCGTTGGCCAGCGAGCCGACCGCCCAGGCGCCGAACAGTCCGCCCGCCAGGCCGAGGAGCGTTCCGAACGCGGCGACCGTCACCGCCTCCAGGCGGATCATCCGCCGGATGCCGGCGCGGTCCATGCCGATGGCGCGCAGCACCCCGATCTCGCGGGTGCGCTCCGCGACCGAGATGGCCATGGTGTTCACGATGCCGAGCACGGCGATCACGGCGCCGATGGCCAGCAGCCCGTAGAACAGCGTCAGCAGGCTGCTCACGGCACCGCCGGCCTCCCGGATGAGTGCGCCGCGGTCCGCCACCTTGAGCAGCGGATTGCGGTCCACGGCGGCGCGCAGCTGCGCC
This window contains:
- the rplI gene encoding 50S ribosomal protein L9 — translated: MKLILTHEVNGLGAPGDVVEVKDGYGRNYLLPRGFAIRWTRGGQKQIDSIRRARAARDIRNLDDAKQAAGQLGALTVKLTQRAGEGGRLFGSVTAADVAEAVKAAGGPQVDKRRIEIRNPIKSVGDHKVEVRLHPEVTATIALEVVGA
- a CDS encoding peptidoglycan recognition protein family protein, with translation MSDQRRHHDDRSQGMTRRRALHTAALAAGGALLGGAAVLGDADSAVAEARPYIYTRSQWRARSARRPAQVLNRRPDRIVVHHTATPNSTNYSTSHAASLSRAIQRHHMDRNGWDDIGQQLTISRGGYIMEGRNSVISALGQGRHVVGAHTANHNAHTIGIENEGTYTSTTPPGVLMNSLIELCAYLCAVYRLDPRRAIVGHRDYNATNCPGDRLYAMLPMLRTNVAQRMSTLGLPLVIRADELLEAPEELLPTFPEVPTNERGDLFYHGPALGSGEAA
- a CDS encoding MATE family efflux transporter; the protein is MPRLLSALPFRHVHDRQIFLLAVPTFFALISEPLFLLTDSAVVGTLGTQALGGLGVASQVLLTLANLCIFLAYGTTAAVARRFGAGDVPAGIRTGIDGLWLALVIGIAVVAVGQVSATWLVQALGASPEVAPYALTYLRISLLSAPALLVIMAGTGVLRGLHDAKTPLLVAVGSNLANIALTVTFVLGLGWGIAGSAWATVFAQTAGAAVYIAMVVRAARRHGVGLTPDLDGLKAAAATGAALFTRTVSLRVVLVVMTAVAARLGDPEIAAHQVAFQIWALLVFAMDAIAIAGQAIIGRYLGAGDRAGARAATRRMVEWGVLIGVLFAALVLLVRPWAPLPFTSDPRVHALILGTLVLVAALQPASGVVMVLDGILMGAGDQRYLAWASLWTMLVFLPLAALVLWTTPEGDPNGLFRLWLAFGVWICARGVTLGLRARGDAWLVTGATRP
- a CDS encoding replicative DNA helicase produces the protein MSVADHTPEEGSGFDRTPPHDIKAEQSVLGGMMLSKEAITQVVEIVRSHDFYRPAHQTIFDAIVDLFARGEPVDAITVNAELTKRGEAARVGGAVYLHTLTESIPTAANAGYYANIVSDRAILRRLVEVGTRIAQIGYAGDGEVDDLVDHAQAEIYKVAEKRTGDDYLPLSDIMPGALDEIEAISAHDGSMTGVPTGFTDFDQLTNGLHAGQMVIIAARPAVGKSTLALDFARAASIKNQLTSVFFSLEMGRNEIVMRLLSAEARVPLHTMRSGLMTDDDWARLARRMGEVASAPLFIDDSPNMSMMEIRAKCRRLKQQHDLKLVVVDYLQLMSSPGRVESRQQEVSEMSRSLKLLAKELEVPVIALSQLNRGPEQRTDKKPQVSDLRESGCLTADTRVLRADTGAEVTMGELYRSGERDIPVWSLDERLRLVPRTMTHVFSSGVKETFRLRLTSGREVTASGNHPFLTYDGWKQLSDLSSGTRIAVPRHVPAPSETREWAEAEVVLLAHLIGDGSFVRRQPLRYASVDEANLAAVSKAAEHFRVTAVRDDFAQARVTTLRLPAPFRLARGKRNPIAAWLDDLGLFGLRSHEKFVPEPVFGLSQRQVALFLHHLWATDGCVHWDAKAGQARIYYASTSHRLISDVAALLARFNIMTRIKPTRKGNYRTCYQLLIHGTENQQRFLERIGCNGGRDAQVRRCLAELADKQRNTNLATVPVQVWDRVGETLKERKMPHREFASAMGTRFCGSAMWKRAPSRERLGRVAAVLDDADLELLATNDVFWDEIAEIEPLGEQEVFDATVLGTHNFVANGINVHNSIEQDADMVILLYREDVHDKESPRAGEADLIVAKHRNGPTATVTVAFQGHYSRFVDMAPG
- a CDS encoding PH domain-containing protein: MKLVAPTNRAPASVNRYLLPHEQDVVTIRRHPAVLMTPVAIVLGALIVAGILSNTVLAASAAALAVIWWLWLLVLVWFVWRVAEWSVDYFVITSARLLLTTGLITRQVNMMPLGKVTDMRFERSIIGRFLGYGTFVMESAGQDQALSRINFVPYPEQLYLEVVGLIFPDNG
- a CDS encoding three-helix bundle dimerization domain-containing protein; amino-acid sequence: MPEKTQTPPRDFTAVIDRLHAEFADVHQQATVARCVDAARHGALEVTGKATPDLVERIARQHLQVLALAFAERR
- the upp gene encoding uracil phosphoribosyltransferase; the encoded protein is METLVVDHPLVAHKLTTLRNVHTDSPTFRRLTDELVTLLAYEATRDVRVADVTVDTPLTPMTGVQLTRPTPLVVPILRAGLGMLDGMTRLLPTAEIGFLGMARDEQTLQPATYADRLPQDLSGRQCYVLDPMLATGGTLAAALKLLVDRGADHITAICLLAAPEGLNAVEKKLTETLQADHGATLRVVTAAVDERLDENGFIVPGLGDAGDRLYGCS
- a CDS encoding tRNA adenosine deaminase-associated protein encodes the protein MTELEQSDDDESGDFAAVAYREEELWDVYCLPEALAQDFSGLLHALRQQPSISGAIGLVSVGDDFFIIIRVYGRDDVSLFLSDVTASIDWPVAREVLDYLEIDVPDDEDLDQVLPAGDLSILADLGMDEMELGALAGDLDLYPDEVLASISERLGFQQAFQRALDGMG
- a CDS encoding tRNA adenosine deaminase-associated protein, which encodes MPIFSVLFFRAVGVWRGEVVDLAGTESIDDIADLMRDVAAARDVEAVDGTMVLMMEADDEWFGVIRVDDHADPRVFLSDVRVVGEYPIAALLLDSGDVHAPQQREGTGQQPYPDPGGDEELLADLGTSGKALRSMAVAEGALPGDVLADLADRAGFGDVLDMLHS
- a CDS encoding nucleoside deaminase, encoding MNAGERAMGRAEIDAALRLALAESDLTSGSEDVPVGAVVLDPEGVLIGSGHNEREAVGDPTAHAELLAIRSAARHLGAWRLTGCTLAVTLEPCTMCAGAIVQARVERLVFGARDAKAGAVGSLWDVVRDRRLNHRPEVIPPDLVSSDIAERCGGMLTEFFSRRRFG
- a CDS encoding DUF3558 domain-containing protein; the encoded protein is MSAGSPPPGPPRPPSGPQGPYQGPPGWYGPHLPGGPGGPNGGWGGPGMGGDYPPPPKRTGLWIALGAGAVLVVLTVVGLVLAVGLPGYDDASETDGSRPTGGAHGDGRDGTPEPDGDPARYTGPDRPTKVEIGAGPYELPDDPCAAFSPETLVGLGIDGEKGEPTLTDSTIASCTWYHLAGDGSFHNVQVDYTVPPDDPTSVADAEQMYDFHAEKGVGILGDRVEEEKSDVGDESVVVLTRMKDDGHHEATALVRKDNIMVEVSRGIRPDPSDTSGDPTIEWADAQKLMPELARQALNNVG